The Candidatus Hydrogenedentota bacterium genome includes the window GGCGTATCCCAGGGTGTTAAGGCTCGAAAGGGCCAGCATGCACGGGATGCAGTCGCCATCGCTGGAGGATGGCCAAATGGAAAACGGTGAAGTCCGTTTTGACCTCGTGCTGGGGGTGCTCGCGGTCACGACCCTTATCGCCGGAACAGCGGTGGGCGTGGGTATCATCGCATTTCGGAAGAAGCACGGACTCATCGATCGCTCCGAGGCGATGTTGCGCCGATTCGGATCCGCCGAGCAAGACGATCATGGCGACGGCGCGCGTGCGCGAATTAATCTAATCGTACTCTCCGCTATTCTCCTCTGGATCGCGTTTCTCCTGTGCCTTGGCGGTTTGCGCGCCGTGCTGGTGACCGGCTGACCAAAAAAAATCCCCCGGAAGTTTCCGGGGGATGCAAAATTGAACCTGGGGGGGATAGCGCGGCTTAGCGCTTGGAGAACTGGAAACGCTTGCGGGCGCCGGGGCGACCGTACTTCTTGCGTTCCACTTCGCGGGCGTCGCGGGTCAGCATGCCCGCGGAGCGAAGGGCGCCATGGGTATTGGCGTCGTTTTCCAGCAGCGCGCGGGCGATACCGAGGCGCAGGGCGCCGGCCTGTCCGGAGATGCCGCCGCCATCGCAGATAGCGCGCACGTCGAAGGTGCCGGTGGTGCCAGTCGCTTCGAAGGGCTGTGTGGCGAGGAACACGAGTACATCGCGCTCC containing:
- the rpsI gene encoding 30S ribosomal protein S9, which translates into the protein MIDPKTNEIVALGRRKRATARVRMTPGSGKFIVNGKEVREYLERDVLVFLATQPFEATGTTGTFDVRAICDGGGISGQAGALRLGIARALLENDANTHGALRSAGMLTRDAREVERKKYGRPGARKRFQFSKR